Genomic DNA from Sphingobium sp. WTD-1:
TAGCCGATGTTGAGGATCGCGATCTCCATATCACGCTCCGCCCGATGAGTAGCGTTATAGCCGATCGTGTCGCCGGCGATCACCGCGCGACGCTGCAATATCTGGGCCTGTGGCTGCACGACCGAGCGGAGATGCGGCACCGCATCGGGATGCGGCACGCCGCCATAAAGGGCGATACCCGGCCGGGCCAGGTCGAAACCATAGTCACTGCCCATGCAGATACCGGCACTGTTGGCAAGGCTGTAGCGCTGCGCGGGCACTGCGGCCCGGACATCCCGGAAGCGGGCCAATTGTGTCGGATTGAGATCGCTGTCCTCGTCGGCTGACGCGAGATGGCTGAGCAGCGTCACGATCTCCAGCCCCGAAACCAGTTCGCCGAGGTCGGCGCGCCAGTCGAGGCCAAGCCGGTTCATGCCGGTATCGATCATCAGGTCGCAGACGCCGCCACCCGCAGCCTTCCAGCGCGCCACCTGCCCCGGTGTACAGAGCACCGGCCGCGCCCGCGAGGCCAGCGCCTGCGCCATATCCTCGTCGCGCACGCCGTGCAGGACGGCAAAGTTCACACCGTCCATCTGCGCTTCGAGCGCTGCCGCCTCGCCCCAGTTAGAGACGAAGAAATCGCGGCAGCCCGCGCTTTTCAGCCGCTGCATGACGCCGGCCGCGCCCAGGCCATAGCCATCGGCCTTGATCGCCGCGCCACAGGCCGGGGCGCCGCCCTGCCGCGCCAGCCAGCGCCAGTTGGAAAGCAGCGCATCGCCATCGAGGCGCAGGCGGAGCGGAGCGATATAGCCAGTCATTGCCCGCAGCCGATAGCGCGCCGGGGCTCAGGCGTCGAGGGGGCGTCCCCTGGTTTCCGGCAAGGCGACGAGGCAGGTGACCAGCGCCAGCGCCACCACCGCGATCGTGTACCACAGCCCGGCATAGGGATCGCCGGTCCGCGCGACGATATATTGGCTGACCAGCGGCAGGAAACCGCCGAAATAGCCGGTGCCGATATGATAGGGAATGGAGAGTGAACTGTAGCGGATGCGCGCCGGGAAATATTCCGAGAGCAGCGCCGCGACCGGGCCATAGGTCGCGCCCGACAGGGTCCAGAGCAACAGCAACGCGGCGAACAGCATCAGCGCACGCGGCCAGTCGGGCCGGACGACACCGAAATCATAGCCCTGCGCCGTCAGCGCGGCATCGATCCCGTCACTGCTGAGGTCCGCCACGGCCACGCCGCCGATGCTGACCGCGGGGGCGACGCCGCTGCGCTTCTCATAGGGGATGCCGCGCTTGGAAAAATGGTCGAGCAGTTTGCCGCAGGCGGTCGGCTGTATCTTGGCAAAGGGATCGAACCGGCAATCGGGGCCGCTCACCACCACCGGCGCCCGTGCCGCCGCCTGCGTCAGCGCCGGGTTCGCGGTCGCGCCCATAAACTGGTAGAGCGGCATGACCAGCAGCAGCACCAGTGCATAGCCGATGATGATCGGCTTCTTGCGCCCGACCCGGTCCGACAACCAGCCGAAGAAGATGAAGCTCGCCATGCCGGCAAAGGCGCTGCCGCCGACCAGCAACTGGGCGATGCCCGGCGCGACATGCAGGCCGCTCTGCAGGAAATAGAGCGCCTGGAACATCACCGTATAGGCGATCACGGTGAAGCCCGCCGCGATGCCGATCATCGCCACCAGCATCCGCTTCCTGTTGCCCGGCGCGGTAAAGGCTTCCTTCAAGGGGTTCTTCGCCTGTTGCCCCGCCTTCTTCATCGCCGTGAAGACCGGGCTTTCGCGCAGCATCAGCCGCATCCACAGCGAAATGGCGAGCAGCGCCAGCGAGAAGATGAAGGGAATGCGCCAGCCCCAGACGTCCCAGACATCCATGCCGACGATCCACTGGGTGCCGACCACGACGATCAGCGACAGGATGAAGCCGCCAATCACCCCGGCCTGGATGAAGCTGGTATAGAAGCCGCGCTTTCCGGCCGGCGCATGTTCTGCGACATAGATGGCCGCGCCGCCATATTCGCCACCCAGCGCCAGCCCCTGCGCGATGCGGAGCAGGATCAGGATGACCGGCGCGGCAACGCCGATGCTGGCCGCCGACGGGGTCAGTCCGACGCCGGCCGTCGCCAGCCCCATCAGGACGATGGTGGCCAGGAACGTATATTTGCGGCCCAGCCGATCGCCCAGATAGCCGAACAGCATCGCACCGAGTGGCCGGAAGCCGAAGCCAATCGCGAAGCCGGCGAGCGAATAGAGAAGCTCCACGGTCGGATTGTCGGTCGGGAAGAAGGTGCGACCGATGATCGGTGCGAGCACGCCATAGATGTAGAAATCATACCATTCGAACACCGTGCCCAGTGCCGAAGCGGTGATGACCAACCGGTCCCGCTTCGCATCCATCACATAGTCGCCCCCGACCGCCTGCGTCATCCTGCCCCCTTAACTTCGCATATTTCCCGTATATTTTGACATCTTCATGCGCCAACGGGAAAGGAAATTTCCAATCACCATATCGATAAGATCATGCTGGTCTAGCATGGCGAGGCCTGTGTAGGACAGGTGCAGCAATTGCGGGCGCAGCCATGCGCGGCCGGGCTTGGGGGAGGCAGAATGGACAGCGAAGGCGCGAACGCATCCGGCATGCCGACGAAAGCGATCCTGTTCTGGATGACCGCCGTGCCCGGTCGGTCGCACCAAGGGCCGCTGCCACGCCTTACAGCGGAGCAGCGGGCGCTCAGCGGGCGGCTGAGGACCGATGTCACGCTCATCGCGCGAAAGCCGCACAACGCTGCGCATTTGCACGAAATGGAGCATGTCGCACAGTATGTCGAAATGAAATTGCGACAGGCCGGCTATGCCCCACACCGCCAGCCAATCCAGGGCGTCCCCGGCACCTTCAATATCGAAGCCATGCTCGAACCCGCCAATGGTGATGCCCCGACGCTGGTGATCGGCGCACATTATGACAGCTATGGCACAACGCCGGGGGCCAATGACAATGGATCGGGCACGGCGGCAACCTTGGAACTTGCCCGCGCCCTGTCCGATCTGCGCGGACGGAGCCGATTGCGGCTACGCTTCGCCTTCTTCGCCAATGAAGAGCCGCCCTATTTCCAGACTACGCACATGGGCAGCCTTGCCTATGCCAAGGCGCTGGCGGCCGGTCAGGAGCGCACGCTCGGCATGATTTCGCTGGAGACAATCGGCTTCTACAGCGATGCCAAGGGAAGCCAGCATTACCCCTTTCCGTTATCCGCCCTCTATCCGGACACCGGCAATTTCATCGCCTTCGTCGGCATGACATCCCCGCGCCCGTTCATTCGTGCCACGGTTGCAGCATTCCGGCGCGAAGCAGCCTTCCCCAGCGTCGGCGGCAGCGCTCCCGGCTTCGTACAGGGAATCGACTGGTCGGACCATTGGGCGTTCGCGCAGGTCGGGATACCCGCCCTGATGATCACCGACACGGCCCCGTTCCGCTATCGCTATTATCATAGCGAAGCCGATACACCCGACCGGCTGGACTATGACCGCATGGCGCGGGTGGTCGATGGCGTGGAACAGGTGGTGCGTGCATGGGCGCGGAAGGGCGCGCTATAGCCTAAAACAGGCGCGAACCATTGGGCACAGGCTTGTCGGGCGCGAACAGCATGACGGCGCCGGCCGCATCGGCGAAGCCCAGGGTCAGCACTTCCGACATGAACTTGCCGATCTGGCGCGGCGGGAAATTGACCACGGCGGCGACCTGGCGGCCGGGCAGCTCTTCCAGTGCGTGATTTTCGGTGATCTGGGCGCTCGATTTCTTCTGGCCGATCGTCGGGCCGAAATCGATCAGCAGCTTGTAGGCGGGCTTGCGCGCCTCGGGATAGGGTTCGGCCGAGATGATCGTGCCGACGCGGATATCCACTTTCAGGAAATCGTCGAAGCCGATCGGGTCGGCGGCGGGGGCGCTGGGGTCGTGTGTCAGGTGCATGCAGGAACTCCATCTCCTCCCCGCCTGCGGGGAGGTGGCGGCGAAGCCGACGGAGGGGGCGTGCCCCAAATGCGAGGCCGCGTCCAGAAGTATCCCCCCTCCACCACTTCGTGGCCCCCCTCCCCGTTCCGGGGAGGAATGCTTACTCCAGTTCCAGGATCACCGCGTCAACCGGCAGGCTCTCGCCCTGTGCCGCCGACACGCTCTTGACCGTGCCCGCCTTGCCGGCGCGCAGGATATTTTCCATCTTCATCGCCTCGATCACCGCAAGCGGCTGGCCGATCTCGACCTTGTCGCCCTGCTTGACGTTTAGCGCGACCAGCAGGCCGGGCATGGGGCAAATCAGATATTTCGACAGATCGGGCGGGATCTTCTCGATCATGTGCGCGGCATAGGGCGCGGCGTGGGCGGGCAGGATGCGCAGCTTGTGGCTGGCGCCATGCGCCGTCAGCACGAAGCCAGACCGCATCGGCGCGATCCGCACCGCCAGCTGCTCCTCGCCAAATTCCGCCTCGATCAGGCGATCGCCGGGCGTATATTCGAGCGCCATGTCGATGCTCTCGCCGTCGACCGTCACTTCGTCGCCGTCGATCACGACATCATGGATCGCGTCGCCGATCTTCACCTGCCAGCCGGTGGGCGGGGCAAGACGCTTGCCAAGCTGCCCGTCGATGCGGCGGGCGCGGTCGGCCTGCGCCATGGCGGCAAAGGCGCCGATCGCCGACAGGCGCTGGAGCAATTCCGGCGAGGCCGGCGCGCCATGGAAGCCCTCGGGATATTCTTCCGCGATGAAGCCGGTGGTGATGTTGCCGGAGCGGAAGCGCTCATGCTGCATCAGCGCGGAGACGAAATCGATATTGTGGCCCGGCCCTTCGATCTCGAACTTGTCGAGCGCCTCGATCTGTTTGTCGATCGCCTCCAGACGGGTCGGCGCCCAGGTGATCAGCTTGGCGATCATCGGATCGTAGAAGATCGACACCTCGCCGCCTTCCTGCACGCCGTCATCCACGCGGATCAGCGCGCCGCTCTCATCCGTGCCGGTTTCGGGCGGATTATAGCGGATCAGGCGGCCGGTCGACGGCAGGAAGCCGCGATAGGGGTCTTCGGCATAGACGCGGTTCTCGATCGACCAGCCGTTGATCTTCACGTCGGCCTGGCCGAAGCTCAGCTTCTCGCCATTGGCGACGCGGATCATCTGTTCGACCAGGTCGACGCCGGTGATTTCCTCGGTGACGGGATGTTCGACCTGAAGCCGCGTGTTCATTTCGAGGAAGTAGAAGCCGTCGCCGGTCTTGTCCTCGCCGCTGACGATCAGTTCGACCGTGCCGGCGCTGAAATAGCCGACCGCGCGGGCCAGGGCGACGCACTGCTCGCCCATCTTCTTGCGCATTTCGGGGCTGACGAAGGGCGACGGCGCTTCCTCCACCACCTTCTGGTGGCGGCGCTGGATAGAGCATTCGCGCTCATTGAGGTAGACGATATTGCCATGCTGGTCGCCCAGCACCTGAATTTCGATATGGCGCGGGCTTTCGATGAACTTCTCGATGAAGACGCGATCGTCGCCGAAGCTGTTCAGCCCCTCGCGCTTGGTCGCCTCGAAGCCTTCGCGGACATCCTGTTCGCTGTAGGCGAGGCGCATGCCCTTGCCGCCGCCGCCGGCCGAGGCCTTCATCATCACCGGATAGCCGATCTCGTTGGAGATCTTCACCGCATGTTCGGTGTCGTCGATCACGCCGACAAAGCCAGGGACGACATTGACGCCCGCTTCCATCGCCAGCTTCTTGGATTCGATCTTGTCGCCCATCGCGGCGATGGCATTCGCCGGAGGGCCGACGAAGATGATGCCCTCGGCGTCGAGCGCCTTGCGGAAGCTTTCGCGCTCGGAGAGGAAGCCATAGCCCGGATGGACGGCGTCGGCGCCGGTCGCCTTGCACGCCTCGATGATCTTGTCGGCCAGCAGATAGGATTGGGCGGCGGGCGGCGGGCCGATATGGACGGCTTCATCCGCCATCAGCACATGCGGCGCGCGGGCATCGGCATCGGAATAGACCGCGACGGTCTTGATGCCCATCTTCTTCGCCGTGCGCATGACACGACACGCAATTTCGCCACGGTTCGCGATCAGGATCTTGGTGATTGCCATTATATTTCCTGTCCCAGTCCTTGTTCAGTTTCGTTCGCCCCGCTCTTTCAAGCGAGGCTCAATCCCATTCCGGTTATCGACCTCTCCAGATCGATTTCAGGAAAATGCCCTGCCCGATCATCAGCATCACACCGAAAATCGCCGCGGCCTCTCCAAAAGGCATCTTCCCACCCGTCGGACACGGGTCAGCGTCCGAGCATTCCATCATCGACCAGCCGAATAGCAGCAGGAGAACGGGAACGAGCAAAAGGCTCGTCCACACCGTCACCCATATCTGCCGGCGGCGTGTCATTCCTTCCATTCAAACACCAAACCCACCTTAGTCATGCCGGACTTGATCCGGCATCCCGCTTTCTTCCCCCGCGACGGCAAGAAGAAGCGGGACCCCGGCTCAAGGCCGGGGTGACGAGGGTGGGCGCGATTTTCACTCCGCCGCCTCCAGCTCGATCTTCACTTCGGCCTGCATCGGCACGACGCCCAGCTTCGCGAACAGCGCTGCATCGGCATTGTCTCCCGCATTGGCGGTGGTCAGCAGCTTGTCGCCGGTGAAAATGCTGTTCGCGCCGGCCATGAAGCAGAGCGCCTGGCAGCTATCCGACATGCTCTCGCGACCCGCGCTCAACCGCACCATGCTTTCCGGCATCACGATCCGCGCGACCGCGACCGTGCGCACGAACTCGATCTCGTCGATCTTGGCGAGTGGCGTGTCGGCCAGCATATTGCCCAGCACCGTGCCCTTGACCGGGACTAGCGCGTTGATCGGCACGCTTTGCGGATGGACCGGCAGCACGGCGAGCGCATGAAGGAAGCCGACGCGATCCTCGCGCGCCTCGCCCATGCCGACGATGCCGCCCGAGCAGACATTGATGCCCGAATTGCGGACATTTTCCAGCGTCACCAGACGGTCGTCGAAGGTGCGGGTGGTGATGACCTTCTCATAATGTTCGGGCGAGGTGTCGATATTATGATTGTAATAATCGAGGCCGGCCTCCGCGAGCATGTCGGCCTGGCTTTCGCTGAGCATGCCCAGCGTCATGCAGGTTTCCATGCCCATCTGGCGCACGCCCTTCACCATCTCGACGATGGCGGGCATGTCGCGATCCTTGGGGTTACGCCAGGCCGCGCCCATGCAGAAGCGCGAGCTGCCCGCGTCCTTCGCCTGTGCCGCCGCCTGCATCACCGCCTGCACGCTCATCAATTTCTCGGCCTTCAGGCCGCTTTCCGCCGAGGCCGACTGGTTGCAGTAACCGCAATCCTCCGGACAGCCGCCAGTCTTGATCGACAACAGGGTCGACAGTTGCACCTCGTTGCGCGGGAAGTTCGCGCGGTGGATCGACTGCGCTTCGAACATCAGGTCGCCAAAGGGCAGGTCGAACAGCGCGGCGATTTCCTCGCGCGTCCAGTCGTTGCGGGCGGTCAGGGTGCAGGGGGTATTCATTTACGCAGCTTCCTCTAGCCCCGCCGGGGGCATGTTGTGGCCGAGCAGGCGCAGCACATCGGCGGCGCACTCCACGACATTGGAACCCGGCCCATAAATGCCCTGAACCCCTGCGTCACGAAGATAGTCATAATCCTGCGGCGGGATGACCCCGCCGGCGATCACCTTGATGTCGCTACGGCCGTGGTCGCGCAGCCGGTTGATGAGTTCCGGGATCAGCGTCTTGTGCCCGGCGGCCAGCGACGATGCGCCGACCACATCGACGCCGCTGTCGAGCGCCAGCATCACCGTTTCCTCCGGCGTCTGGAACAGCGGGCCGGACACGACATCGAAGCCCATGTCGCCGAAGGCCGAGGCGATGATGTTGGCGCCCCGGTCGTGCCCGTCCTGCCCCATCTTGGCGACGAGGAGTTTGGGCTTGCGGCCGAGGCGCCGTTCGACGGCCTGCACCCCGTCGAGAACCTGTTTCCAGCGGCTGTCATCCTTGTAGGGCGCGCCATAGACGCCCTTCACCGGCGTCGGCTGCGTGCCATAGCGGTTGAAGCTATCCTCCATGGCGGCGGAGATTTCGCCCAGCGTCGCGCGCGCACGGGCGCACTCGACGGCATGGGCGATGAGATTGGTCTCGATCGACTGCGGCGCGGCGGCGGCATCGCGGAGCGATTGCAGCGCGGCCTGACAGGCATCCTCGTCGCGCTCCGCCTTCACCCGGTTGATGCGGGCGATCTGCGCCTCGCGGACCTTGGTGTTGTCGACTTCCAGCGTTTCGAGCAGATCCTCGTTCGCCAGGCGATATTTGTTGACCCCAACGATGACGTCCTCGCCCCGGTCGACGCGGGCCTGACGGGCGGCCGCCGCAGTCTCGATCATCGCCTTGGGCCAGCCCGCGCCCACAGCCTTGGCCATCCCGCCTTCGGCTTCCACGCGGTCGATGATTTCCTGCGCGGCGTCGACCAGTTGCTGGGTCAGCGCCTCGATATAATAGCTGCCGCCCAGCGGATCGACGACATTGCACATGCCGGTCTCTTCCTGGATGACGATCTGCGTGTTGCGCGCGATGCGGGCGGAGAAGTCCGTCGGCAGCGCGATCGCTTCGTCGAGAGCGTTGGTGTGGAGCGACTGGGTGCCGCCCAGCATCGCAGCCATCGCCTCGATCGTGGTGCGCATGACGTTGTTGTAAGGGTCTTGCTCGGTCAGCGACACGCCCGACGTCTGGCAATGGGTGCGCAGCATCTTGCTGCGCTCGTCCTGCGCGCCCAGCTTCGTCATGACCCGATGCCACAGCACGCGGGCGGCGCGCAGCTTGGCGATCTCCATGAAGAAGTTCATGCCGATGGCGAAGAAGAAGCTCAGCCGCCCGGCAAACTTGTCGATGTCGAGGCCGCTCGCCACGCCATAGCGCACATATTCCGCCCCGTCCGCGATGGTGAAGGCCAGCTCCTGCACCTGTGTCGCGCCCGCTTCCTGCATATGATAGCCGGAGATGGAGATGCTGTTGAACTTGGGCATCTCCCGCGACGTATAGCCGAAAATGTCGCTGATGATCCGCATCGAGGGTTCGGGCGGGTAGATATAGGTGTTGCGGACCATGAACTCCTTGAGGATGTCGTTCTGGATGGTCCCGTCGAGCAGCTTGCGTTCGACGCCCTGTTCCTCGCCCGCGACGATGAAGAAGGCCAGGATCGGGATCACCGCGCCGTTCATGGTCATCGACACGCTCATCTTGTCGAGCGGAATGCCGTCGAACAGGATCTTCATGTCCTCGATCGTGTCGATCGCTACGCCCGCCTTGCCGACATCGCCGACGACGCGCGGATGGTCGCTGTCATAGCCGCGATGGGTGGCGAGGTCGAAGGCGACGCTGAGGCCCTTCTGCCCGGCGGCCAGGTTCCGGCGATAGAAGGCGTTGGATTCCTCGGCGGTAGAAAAGCCCGCATATTGACGGATGGTCCAGGGACGGCCCGCATACATGGACGCGCGCACGCCGCGCGTGAACGGCGCAAAGCCGGGCAGGCCCGGATCGACGGTCACGTCCTCGGCGGTGTAGAGCGGCTTCACCACGATACCCTCCGGGGTATCCCAGTTCAGATCCTTGCCCTTCACTTCCTTGGCGGCAGCGGCGGCCCACTGGTCCAATGTCGGCTTCTCGGTCATCCTAATCCATCCCTTTCCTCGCCCATTGGGGAGAGGATACGCAGGCTTGGCAGCTTGCCTGCCTAGCCGAAGTTGGAGAGGGGACTGCGACATCGCACAAATCAGCCCCTCTCCGCTGCGACTAAGGGCTGCTGCGCAGCCCCAAGTCTCGCTGCCTCTCCCCTGAAGGGGCGAGGCGATTAATGGCCGTCCTTCGGCGTCTCCATGATCTCGGTCAGCACGCCGTTCATGTCCTTGGGGTGGACGAAGAAGATGGGCGTGCCATGGGCGCCAATGCGCGGTTCGCCCAGCACCTTCTTGCCCAGCCCCTCGAACCAGGCCTTGGCTTCCATGATGTCGGGCACTTCATAGCACATATGATGCTGCCCGCCGGCCGGGTTCTTGGCGATGAAGCCGTGAATGGGCGAGTTCTCGCCCAGCGGCTCGATCAGCTCGATTTGCGTGCCCGCCGTGCCGCCTTCGCCAGGCGTATCCACGAAGCACACCTTCACCCCCTGCGCCGGCAGGTCGAACGGTTCATGCGTGATCGTCGCGCCCATGATGTCGCGATAATAGGCCAGGCTCGCCGCCAGCGAAGGCGTCGCGATGCCGATATGGTTGAGACGGCCGAGTTTCACATCCTATCCTTCGTCATTGCGAGCGAAGCGAAGCAATCCATGCGACGTTTCACCCTTGAGCGATGCCCTGATACAAATCCTGCCAATCGGGATTGAACCCGACGATCAATGCTATCTTCCTTGCCCGCGAGCCTGCCTTGATCTGTTTCTCGCGCGCAATGGCTACCTCCATCGTCTCCGCCATTTCGTACCAGACCAGCATCTTGCAGCCGTACCGTTGCGTGAACCCGCCGGTGATATTCTCCCGATGCTGCCACACACGCTGCGGCAGGTTTGAGGTGACACCGGTATAGAGCGTCCCGTTCCGCCCGCTCGCCATGATGTAGGCCGCCGGACGCATCACCTTCATTCCATACCTCCGTCATTGCGAGGAGCCGCAGGCGACGCGGCAATCCAGATGGCGCGCCAGTGGATTGCTTCGCTGCGCTCGCAATGACGAATGAGATGTCATTTCAAGACCTCACAGCGGAATATTGTCGTGCTTCTTCCAGGGGTTCTCCAGCGCCTTGTTGCGCAGCTTGCGCAGGCCCAGCGCGATCCGCTTGCGGGTCGAGTGGGGCTGGATCACCTCGTCGATGAAGCCCTTGCTCGCCGCCACGAAGGGGTTGGCGAAGCGGTCTTCATATTCCTTGGTCTTTTCCGCAATCTCTTCGGGCGTCTTGCCGCGGAAGATGATCTCGACCGCGCCCTTGGCGCCCATCACCGCGATCTCGGCGGTCGGCCAGGCATAGTTCAGATCGCCGCGCAAATGCTTGGAGGACATAACGTCATAGGCGCCGCCATAGGCCTTGCGGGTGATAACGGTGATCTTCGGCACGGTCGCCTCGGCATAGGCGAAGAGCAGCTTGGCGCCATGCTTGATGATGCCGCTATGCTCCTGAGCCGTGCCCGGCAGGAATCCCGGCACGTCGACAAAGGTGACGATCGGAATTTCGAACGCATCGCAGAAGCGCACGAAGCGGCCGGCCTTCTTCGACGAGTTGATATCCAGCACGCCGGCCAGCACCATCGGCTGGTTGGCGATGATGCCCACCGTCTTGCCCTCGATCCGGCCGAAACCGCACAGGATATTGCCTGCATGAGCCGGCTGCACCTCGAAGAAGTCGCCCTCATCCACCACCTTGCGGATCAGTTCGTGCATGTCATAGGGCTGGTTGGCATTGGCCGGGATCAGCGTGTCGAGGCTGTCCTCCAGCCGGTCCCACGGGTCCGCGCTCGGCCGCTCGGGCACCGGTTCCTTGTTGGACGCAGGCAGGAAGTCGACAAAATCGCGCACTGCCAGCAGCGCCTCGATGTCGTTCTCGAACGCCACATCCGCCACGCCCGACTTGGTCGTGTGGGTGATCGCGCCGCCCAGTTCCTCCTGCGTCACCACCTCGTTGGTGACGGTCTTGACCACGTCAGGCCCGGTCACGAACATGAAGCTGCTGTCCTTCACCATGAAGATGAAGTCGGTCATCGCCGGCGAATAGACCGCGCCGCCCGCGCACGGCCCCATGATGACGCTGATCTGCGGCACCACGCCCGACGCCAGCACATTGCGCTGGAAAATCTCGGCATAGCCGGCGAGCGAGGCGACACCTTCCTGGATGCGCGCACCGCCGCTGTCGTTGAGGCCGATCACCGGCGCGCCGACCTTCATCGCGATGTCCATGATCTTGCAGATCTTCATCGCGTGCCGTTCCGACACCGCGCCGCCATAGACGGTGAAATCCTGGCTGAAGACAT
This window encodes:
- a CDS encoding acetyl/propionyl/methylcrotonyl-CoA carboxylase subunit alpha, whose protein sequence is MAITKILIANRGEIACRVMRTAKKMGIKTVAVYSDADARAPHVLMADEAVHIGPPPAAQSYLLADKIIEACKATGADAVHPGYGFLSERESFRKALDAEGIIFVGPPANAIAAMGDKIESKKLAMEAGVNVVPGFVGVIDDTEHAVKISNEIGYPVMMKASAGGGGKGMRLAYSEQDVREGFEATKREGLNSFGDDRVFIEKFIESPRHIEIQVLGDQHGNIVYLNERECSIQRRHQKVVEEAPSPFVSPEMRKKMGEQCVALARAVGYFSAGTVELIVSGEDKTGDGFYFLEMNTRLQVEHPVTEEITGVDLVEQMIRVANGEKLSFGQADVKINGWSIENRVYAEDPYRGFLPSTGRLIRYNPPETGTDESGALIRVDDGVQEGGEVSIFYDPMIAKLITWAPTRLEAIDKQIEALDKFEIEGPGHNIDFVSALMQHERFRSGNITTGFIAEEYPEGFHGAPASPELLQRLSAIGAFAAMAQADRARRIDGQLGKRLAPPTGWQVKIGDAIHDVVIDGDEVTVDGESIDMALEYTPGDRLIEAEFGEEQLAVRIAPMRSGFVLTAHGASHKLRILPAHAAPYAAHMIEKIPPDLSKYLICPMPGLLVALNVKQGDKVEIGQPLAVIEAMKMENILRAGKAGTVKSVSAAQGESLPVDAVILELE
- the bioB gene encoding biotin synthase BioB, with amino-acid sequence MNTPCTLTARNDWTREEIAALFDLPFGDLMFEAQSIHRANFPRNEVQLSTLLSIKTGGCPEDCGYCNQSASAESGLKAEKLMSVQAVMQAAAQAKDAGSSRFCMGAAWRNPKDRDMPAIVEMVKGVRQMGMETCMTLGMLSESQADMLAEAGLDYYNHNIDTSPEHYEKVITTRTFDDRLVTLENVRNSGINVCSGGIVGMGEAREDRVGFLHALAVLPVHPQSVPINALVPVKGTVLGNMLADTPLAKIDEIEFVRTVAVARIVMPESMVRLSAGRESMSDSCQALCFMAGANSIFTGDKLLTTANAGDNADAALFAKLGVVPMQAEVKIELEAAE
- a CDS encoding GIY-YIG nuclease family protein; its protein translation is MRPAAYIMASGRNGTLYTGVTSNLPQRVWQHRENITGGFTQRYGCKMLVWYEMAETMEVAIAREKQIKAGSRARKIALIVGFNPDWQDLYQGIAQG
- the alr gene encoding alanine racemase — its product is MTGYIAPLRLRLDGDALLSNWRWLARQGGAPACGAAIKADGYGLGAAGVMQRLKSAGCRDFFVSNWGEAAALEAQMDGVNFAVLHGVRDEDMAQALASRARPVLCTPGQVARWKAAGGGVCDLMIDTGMNRLGLDWRADLGELVSGLEIVTLLSHLASADEDSDLNPTQLARFRDVRAAVPAQRYSLANSAGICMGSDYGFDLARPGIALYGGVPHPDAVPHLRSVVQPQAQILQRRAVIAGDTIGYNATHRAERDMEIAILNIGYADGYLRGFSGRGAALVDGVRLPVLGRVSMDLLAVDVGARPDVAEGDWLTIDYDLPKAAQASGLSQYELLTGLGKRFDRIWA
- the mce gene encoding methylmalonyl-CoA epimerase — protein: MKLGRLNHIGIATPSLAASLAYYRDIMGATITHEPFDLPAQGVKVCFVDTPGEGGTAGTQIELIEPLGENSPIHGFIAKNPAGGQHHMCYEVPDIMEAKAWFEGLGKKVLGEPRIGAHGTPIFFVHPKDMNGVLTEIMETPKDGH
- a CDS encoding tRNA-binding protein, coding for MHLTHDPSAPAADPIGFDDFLKVDIRVGTIISAEPYPEARKPAYKLLIDFGPTIGQKKSSAQITENHALEELPGRQVAAVVNFPPRQIGKFMSEVLTLGFADAAGAVMLFAPDKPVPNGSRLF
- the scpA gene encoding methylmalonyl-CoA mutase; the protein is MTEKPTLDQWAAAAAKEVKGKDLNWDTPEGIVVKPLYTAEDVTVDPGLPGFAPFTRGVRASMYAGRPWTIRQYAGFSTAEESNAFYRRNLAAGQKGLSVAFDLATHRGYDSDHPRVVGDVGKAGVAIDTIEDMKILFDGIPLDKMSVSMTMNGAVIPILAFFIVAGEEQGVERKLLDGTIQNDILKEFMVRNTYIYPPEPSMRIISDIFGYTSREMPKFNSISISGYHMQEAGATQVQELAFTIADGAEYVRYGVASGLDIDKFAGRLSFFFAIGMNFFMEIAKLRAARVLWHRVMTKLGAQDERSKMLRTHCQTSGVSLTEQDPYNNVMRTTIEAMAAMLGGTQSLHTNALDEAIALPTDFSARIARNTQIVIQEETGMCNVVDPLGGSYYIEALTQQLVDAAQEIIDRVEAEGGMAKAVGAGWPKAMIETAAAARQARVDRGEDVIVGVNKYRLANEDLLETLEVDNTKVREAQIARINRVKAERDEDACQAALQSLRDAAAAPQSIETNLIAHAVECARARATLGEISAAMEDSFNRYGTQPTPVKGVYGAPYKDDSRWKQVLDGVQAVERRLGRKPKLLVAKMGQDGHDRGANIIASAFGDMGFDVVSGPLFQTPEETVMLALDSGVDVVGASSLAAGHKTLIPELINRLRDHGRSDIKVIAGGVIPPQDYDYLRDAGVQGIYGPGSNVVECAADVLRLLGHNMPPAGLEEAA
- a CDS encoding M28 family peptidase, with the translated sequence MDSEGANASGMPTKAILFWMTAVPGRSHQGPLPRLTAEQRALSGRLRTDVTLIARKPHNAAHLHEMEHVAQYVEMKLRQAGYAPHRQPIQGVPGTFNIEAMLEPANGDAPTLVIGAHYDSYGTTPGANDNGSGTAATLELARALSDLRGRSRLRLRFAFFANEEPPYFQTTHMGSLAYAKALAAGQERTLGMISLETIGFYSDAKGSQHYPFPLSALYPDTGNFIAFVGMTSPRPFIRATVAAFRREAAFPSVGGSAPGFVQGIDWSDHWAFAQVGIPALMITDTAPFRYRYYHSEADTPDRLDYDRMARVVDGVEQVVRAWARKGAL
- a CDS encoding MFS transporter, producing the protein MTQAVGGDYVMDAKRDRLVITASALGTVFEWYDFYIYGVLAPIIGRTFFPTDNPTVELLYSLAGFAIGFGFRPLGAMLFGYLGDRLGRKYTFLATIVLMGLATAGVGLTPSAASIGVAAPVILILLRIAQGLALGGEYGGAAIYVAEHAPAGKRGFYTSFIQAGVIGGFILSLIVVVGTQWIVGMDVWDVWGWRIPFIFSLALLAISLWMRLMLRESPVFTAMKKAGQQAKNPLKEAFTAPGNRKRMLVAMIGIAAGFTVIAYTVMFQALYFLQSGLHVAPGIAQLLVGGSAFAGMASFIFFGWLSDRVGRKKPIIIGYALVLLLVMPLYQFMGATANPALTQAAARAPVVVSGPDCRFDPFAKIQPTACGKLLDHFSKRGIPYEKRSGVAPAVSIGGVAVADLSSDGIDAALTAQGYDFGVVRPDWPRALMLFAALLLLWTLSGATYGPVAALLSEYFPARIRYSSLSIPYHIGTGYFGGFLPLVSQYIVARTGDPYAGLWYTIAVVALALVTCLVALPETRGRPLDA